One window of the Spea bombifrons isolate aSpeBom1 chromosome 8, aSpeBom1.2.pri, whole genome shotgun sequence genome contains the following:
- the LOC128503917 gene encoding hyaluronan synthase 1-like, whose translation MAKQPKTPNPKNIDPPFPIARKILTYTFALVVLASVTAAYVVEYELVQDSTLLISVGLYGILMVLFLLFQSLFAYLEFCKIKKSKLACSFQKTVGLTIAGYQEDPDYLRQCLESCKFVKYPKEKLKVILVVDGNSEDDAYMMDMFKDVFHGEDVGTYVWEENYHSRKQNQEGEDSVPLQENEGSTIVKNLIQSKRCVCIMQKWGGKREVMYTAFKALEHSVDYVQVCDSDTKLDELATVEMVKVLEANEMYGAVGGDVRILNTYDSFISFMSNLRYWMAFNVERACQSYFDCVSCISGPLGMYRNDVLQTFLEDWYGQKFLGTECTLGDDRHLTNRVLSLGYGTKYTSKSRAYSETPSLYLRWLNQQTRWTKSYYREWLYNAQYWYKHHLWMTYESVVTMVFPFYVTITVIRLFYAGSLWNILWLLLCIQIIALIKSLYASWLRGNIVMVLMSLYSILYMSGLLPTKYFAILTINKTNWGTSGRKKIVGNFMPLLPLSIWAIILGAGLGYGIYRDLEKDWTTPHQQQELLYLIYGSVGYMAYWGVMTLIYWVWIRKCCRRSSPEARDPEQGGSNEPEAASNV comes from the exons ATGGCGAAACAGCCGAAAACGCCCAACCCCAAGAACATCGATCCCCCTTTCCCCATCGCCCGGAAGATCCTCACCTACACCTTCGCTCTTGTAGTGTTGGCCTCCGTAACGGCGGCCTACGTGGTGGAATATGAACTCGTCCAAGACTCGACTCTTCTAATATCAGTCGGACTGTATGGGATTCTCATGGTTCTCTTCCTGCTCTTCCAGAGCCTCTTTGCTTACCTGGAGTTCTGCAAAATCAAGAAGAGTAAACTGGCTTGTAGTTTTCAAAAGACCGTTGGCCTCACCATCGCCGGATACCAAGAAGACCCTGATTACCTCCGCCAGTGTCTGGAGTCTTGCAAGTTTGTAAAGTATCCCAAAGAGAAGCTCAAGGTCATTCTCGTTGTGGATGGAAATTCGGAGGATGATGCCTACATGATGGACATGTTTAAGGATGTGTTCCACGGCGAGGATGTCGGCACGTATGTGTGGGAAGAGAATTATCACTCTCGCAAACAGAACCAAGAGGGTGAAGATTCGGTTCCTCTGCAGGAGAACGAGGGAAGCACCATAGTGAAGAACCTTATCCAGAGTAAAAGATGCGTGTGTATAATGCAGAAGTGGGGAGGCAAGAGAGAGGTTATGTACACGGCATTTAAAGCCCTGGAGCACAGCGTGGACTATGTGCAA gTCTGTGACTCAGACACCAAACTAGATGAGTTGGCCACCGTGGAGATGGTGAAGGTCTTGGAGGCAAATGAAATGTACGGGGCGGTTGGGGGAGATGTCCGAATCCTTAACACGTACGATTCATTCATCAGCTTCATGAGCAATCTAAGATACTGGATGGCCTTCAATGTGGAGAGAGCCTGTCAATCTTACTTTGACTGCGTGTCATGCATCAGTGGCCCACTGG GTATGTACAGGAATGACGTTCTTCAGACATTCTTGGAGGATTGGTATGGTCAAAAGTTCCTTGGTACGGAGTGCACACTAGGAGATGACCGTCACCTCACCAACCGGGTACTCAGTTTGGGTTATGGCACAAA GTACACGTCTAAATCCCGTGCCTATTCCGAGACTCCCTCCCTGTACTTGCGGTGGCTCAATCAGCAGACCCGCTGGACCAAGTCCTATTACAGGGAGTGGCTGTACAATGCTCAGTACTGGTATAAACACCACTTATGGATGACATATGAGTCAGTGGTCACTATGGTCTTCCCATTCTACGTGACCATCACCGTGATCCGCCTGTTTTACGCCGGCAGCTTGTGGAACATACTTTGGCTCCTCCTGTGTATTCAAATTATCGCCCTCATCAAATCCCTGTACGCCAGCTGGCTCCGAGGTAATATAGTCATGGTGCTCATGTCGCTCTACTCCATACTATACATGAGCGGGTTGTTGCCCACcaaatattttgctattttgaCCATCAACAAAACCAACTGGGGAACATCTGGACGCAAGAAGATTGTGGGGAATTtcatgcccctgctgcccctgtCCATATGGGCAATTATTTTGGGTGCAGGGCTAGGTTATGGGATCTATAGAGATTTGGAGAAGGACTGGACCACCCCCCATCAGCAGCAGGAGCTCCTGTATCTGATTTATGGGTCAGTGGGGTACATGGCTTATTGGGGTGTGATGACCCTCATTTACTGGGTCTGGATCAGGAAATGTTGCAGGAGGAGCTCACCGGAAGCTCGCGATCCAGAACAAGGTGGATCCAACGAACCGGAGGCTGCCAGCAACGTTTAA